One segment of Rhodothermales bacterium DNA contains the following:
- a CDS encoding ABC transporter substrate-binding protein yields the protein MFLRTASFLFLLSVTLSVAPALPVFGQATSADIRALLQERDRSIKQLLGKEGDITDAQRDELRLAVNDFIDFREMGMVALGPHWDELSTDQQDTFVQVFGDIVRHQSLANLDVYRSSVTYDEITVDGDRATVLTTTTHKDIPMVVAYELIRKGDAWFAWDIILDEVSTVGGYSRSFQTVIRKRGFDSLMTSLNKRLDSIRTES from the coding sequence ATGTTCTTGCGGACCGCATCTTTCCTCTTCCTGCTTTCGGTAACCCTGTCCGTCGCGCCAGCCCTGCCGGTGTTCGGCCAGGCCACCTCCGCGGACATCCGTGCCCTGCTGCAGGAACGCGATCGGAGCATCAAACAGCTGCTCGGCAAGGAAGGGGACATCACGGATGCCCAGCGGGACGAACTCCGTCTGGCCGTAAACGACTTCATCGACTTCCGTGAGATGGGCATGGTGGCCCTGGGCCCCCATTGGGACGAGCTCTCGACGGACCAGCAGGATACGTTCGTGCAGGTCTTCGGTGATATCGTGCGCCACCAGTCGCTGGCCAACCTGGATGTGTACCGGTCCAGCGTCACCTACGACGAAATCACCGTCGATGGCGACCGCGCCACCGTCCTCACGACCACCACCCACAAGGACATTCCGATGGTGGTGGCCTACGAACTCATCCGCAAGGGAGACGCCTGGTTCGCCTGGGACATCATCCTGGACGAGGTTTCGACCGTGGGCGGATACAGCCGCAGTTTCCAGACCGTCATCCGGAAGCGGGGCTTCGACTCGCTCATGACAAGCCTGAACAAGCGACTGGACAGCATCCGTACAGAATCCTGA
- the ftsZ gene encoding cell division protein FtsZ, with protein MMDSTFSTHFAFDDASNEEAKICVVGVGGGGGNAVNNMIKQGIQGVDFFAINTDSQALEANLASTKIQAGRGLTKGLGAGARPSVGAEAIEESRRDLEEALKEFDMVFITAGMGGGTGTGGAPIVAAIAKELGILSVAIVTKPFECEGPKRLRSAEAGISLLKQHVDTLIIIPNERLLDIAEANTTLMDAFSKADEVLYNATRGISDLITVHGLINLDFADVKTTMRNGGTALMGAATAAGEDRAERAAREALSSPLLDGLSIEGARNVLVNITAGPSLGIREATAATSIIQSEAGDDVEVIFGTVIDENMGEDLRITVIATGFEKQPKGEPRKPAVLAGSRRVPADAGMFAPDYKGADSLKKLDEPAYTRRRHPIELDETSGDGGGSGDKVRRLSADELESGERIRKGDTDVPAFLRKMMD; from the coding sequence ATGATGGACTCAACATTCAGCACTCATTTTGCATTTGACGATGCAAGCAATGAGGAAGCAAAAATCTGTGTGGTCGGCGTCGGCGGCGGCGGCGGCAATGCAGTCAACAACATGATCAAGCAGGGAATCCAGGGCGTGGATTTCTTTGCCATCAATACCGATTCCCAGGCCCTGGAAGCCAATCTGGCGTCCACCAAGATCCAGGCGGGGCGCGGTCTCACCAAGGGGCTTGGGGCTGGCGCACGCCCGAGTGTCGGGGCCGAGGCCATCGAGGAGAGCCGACGGGACCTGGAAGAGGCGCTCAAGGAATTCGACATGGTGTTCATTACCGCCGGAATGGGCGGGGGTACGGGCACCGGGGGTGCGCCCATCGTGGCTGCCATTGCGAAGGAGCTGGGCATCCTTTCCGTTGCCATCGTGACCAAGCCCTTCGAGTGCGAGGGCCCGAAACGGCTCCGCTCGGCCGAGGCCGGCATCTCGCTGTTGAAGCAGCATGTCGATACGCTCATCATCATTCCGAATGAGCGCCTGCTGGATATTGCCGAGGCAAACACCACGCTCATGGATGCCTTCTCCAAGGCCGATGAGGTGCTGTACAACGCCACGCGGGGTATTTCCGACCTCATTACGGTGCACGGACTCATCAACCTCGACTTCGCCGACGTCAAGACGACCATGCGGAACGGCGGAACGGCGCTCATGGGGGCTGCCACGGCCGCCGGTGAGGATCGCGCTGAACGGGCTGCCCGTGAGGCACTTTCCAGCCCGCTCCTGGACGGATTGTCCATTGAGGGCGCGCGCAACGTGCTGGTGAACATCACGGCCGGACCGTCGCTCGGCATCCGGGAGGCCACGGCCGCCACGAGCATCATCCAGAGCGAAGCCGGGGATGATGTGGAGGTCATTTTCGGTACAGTGATCGACGAGAACATGGGAGAAGACCTCCGGATTACGGTCATCGCGACCGGGTTCGAGAAGCAACCCAAGGGTGAGCCGCGGAAACCCGCCGTCCTGGCGGGTTCACGTCGTGTCCCGGCGGATGCGGGCATGTTCGCCCCGGATTACAAGGGTGCGGACAGCCTCAAGAAACTCGACGAGCCGGCCTACACCCGACGCCGTCATCCCATCGAACTGGACGAGACGTCCGGGGACGGGGGCGGATCGGGCGACAAGGTCCGGCGGCTGAGTGCAGACGAATTGGAGTCCGGTGAGCGAATCAGGAAGGGCGATACGGACGTACCGGCTTTCCTGCGCAAAATGATGGATTGA
- the ftsA gene encoding cell division protein FtsA, translating to MNDKIVIGLDIGTTKVCAVVATSDDMGRVNLLGVGVAPSDGLNRGVVVNIDKTVESVRTAVEEAARMAGVQVRNVIVGIAGDHVQSFQSRGVVTISNRDGEITEADVQRLLEDTTHVAMPTDREILHVIPQEFIVDGQDGVADPVGMSGVRLEANVHIITGLVSAAKNIYRCIEKAGYQVADIVLEPLGSSFAVLHQDEKEVGVALIDIGGGTSDIAVFEDNTIRHTAVVAVAGNKVTDDIRKGLGVMRDQAEALKCEFGVAMVEMAEDEEIAIPGVGGRTEKRIGRHALAQIIQPRLEEILEIAAIEIKRSGYARHLSAGVVLTGGGSLIPGTDELASEILGMDARIGRPMGLSAGLVQEVSDPKFATAVGLVLYGLRPEMIGNTPFRTDTLNTGGAHQEREGLMSDIASRMRRWFDEL from the coding sequence ATGAACGACAAGATTGTCATAGGATTGGATATCGGCACGACCAAGGTGTGCGCCGTCGTGGCCACATCGGACGATATGGGTCGTGTAAACCTGTTGGGCGTGGGCGTTGCACCGTCCGACGGCCTGAACCGCGGCGTGGTCGTGAACATCGACAAGACCGTGGAGTCGGTCCGGACGGCTGTGGAGGAGGCCGCCCGGATGGCGGGCGTCCAGGTCCGGAACGTGATCGTGGGCATTGCCGGGGACCATGTCCAGAGCTTCCAGTCCCGCGGGGTCGTGACCATTTCCAACCGGGACGGTGAAATCACGGAAGCAGACGTGCAGCGACTGCTGGAAGACACCACCCACGTGGCCATGCCCACGGACCGGGAAATCCTGCACGTCATTCCGCAGGAGTTCATTGTGGACGGGCAGGACGGCGTGGCCGACCCGGTGGGCATGAGCGGCGTCCGGCTGGAGGCGAACGTGCACATCATAACGGGTCTGGTTTCTGCCGCGAAGAACATTTACCGGTGCATTGAGAAGGCGGGGTACCAGGTGGCCGACATCGTGCTCGAGCCGCTGGGAAGCTCGTTCGCCGTGCTGCACCAGGACGAAAAGGAAGTGGGCGTGGCCCTGATTGACATCGGTGGCGGTACGTCCGACATCGCGGTGTTCGAGGACAACACCATCCGGCACACGGCCGTCGTGGCGGTGGCCGGCAACAAGGTGACCGACGACATCCGGAAGGGCCTCGGCGTCATGCGGGACCAGGCTGAAGCCCTGAAGTGCGAATTCGGCGTCGCCATGGTGGAGATGGCCGAAGACGAAGAAATAGCCATACCGGGCGTGGGTGGCCGGACCGAAAAACGCATTGGTCGCCACGCACTGGCACAGATCATCCAGCCGCGCCTCGAGGAAATCCTTGAGATCGCTGCCATTGAAATAAAGCGTAGCGGCTACGCGCGCCACCTCTCGGCAGGGGTGGTGCTTACGGGAGGCGGTTCCTTGATTCCGGGAACCGACGAACTCGCCTCTGAAATCCTGGGCATGGATGCCCGGATAGGTCGCCCGATGGGCCTGTCCGCGGGTCTGGTCCAGGAAGTCAGCGATCCGAAGTTCGCCACCGCAGTGGGGCTCGTGCTCTACGGTCTTCGACCGGAGATGATCGGCAATACGCCGTTCCGCACGGACACCCTGAACACCGGTGGCGCACACCAGGAACGGGAAGGTCTCATGAGCGATATCGCCAGCCGCATGCGGAGGTGGTTCGATGAACTCTGA
- a CDS encoding FtsQ-type POTRA domain-containing protein translates to MKRLMGMVLLLAAGTGGFLAWQWLTAVTVNGIEIRGDRYAAESELRELMAVDTGMVMFDLDADILADRVRRHPWVADADVGRLPSGRLMVDVVEREPVAQAVSASGRPDYYFDRNGYRMPRPDSAWYDVVLVSGLQEPFHPVTPVAHSALRELLLLLPELPEETDALLSEIEVDGADLQLRLTPSGPHQALPVRLGSSGFDTKLRNLTAFWEREILRRQDTDFRLIDLRFNNQVVTREVPR, encoded by the coding sequence ATGAAACGATTGATGGGCATGGTGTTGCTGTTGGCCGCCGGGACCGGCGGATTTCTCGCCTGGCAGTGGCTTACGGCCGTGACCGTGAACGGTATTGAGATTCGGGGTGATCGATACGCCGCGGAATCCGAGCTCCGGGAATTGATGGCGGTCGATACGGGCATGGTCATGTTCGACCTCGACGCCGATATCCTGGCCGACCGCGTCCGCCGGCATCCGTGGGTGGCCGATGCCGACGTGGGACGGCTACCCAGCGGGAGGCTCATGGTGGACGTCGTGGAGCGGGAGCCAGTCGCCCAGGCCGTTTCCGCCAGCGGTCGTCCGGACTACTATTTCGACCGGAACGGGTACCGGATGCCGCGACCGGACAGCGCCTGGTACGACGTGGTGCTGGTGAGCGGACTGCAGGAGCCGTTCCACCCGGTCACGCCGGTCGCCCATTCGGCACTCCGCGAACTGCTCCTGCTGTTGCCCGAACTGCCCGAGGAAACCGATGCGCTCCTGTCCGAAATCGAGGTGGACGGGGCCGATCTGCAGTTGCGTTTGACGCCATCCGGCCCGCACCAGGCCCTGCCGGTGCGGCTGGGGTCGTCCGGTTTCGACACCAAGCTCCGCAACCTCACCGCATTCTGGGAGCGGGAAATCCTGCGACGCCAGGATACCGACTTCCGCCTCATAGACCTCCGGTTCAACAATCAGGTGGTTACCCGGGAGGTGCCCCGATGA
- the murC gene encoding UDP-N-acetylmuramate--L-alanine ligase gives MRRQRTFGRIGQVHMVGIGGIGMSSIADVLLRRGFVVTGSDMAENDMTVSLREQGAVVHIGHEAGHAEGADVVVYSSAVDPETNPETRWAREHHVPLIGRPEMLGELMRMKFGVGIAGTHGKTTTTTMAGHVVQAGRFDPTVIVGGKVSSFGSNAVSGDGDIIVIEADEYDRTFLRLTPALAVITNIDVDHLDCYRDLDDIRDAFVQYANSVPFFGAAIVCLDDPEVRTILPRLNRRVVTYGTRRQAQVRVDRVEQDGRTMAFDLVHGGERLGRLTVRAPGMHNVLNATAAVAIGLELGIPFEAIRDGLAAFDGVHRRMQEIADVGEVLIVDDYAHHPTEIRASLAGAAACWPDRRIVAVFQPHLFSRTEQLADAFGGAFFDADVVIVTDIYPAREAPIPGVDGGMVARRVEASGHPDVTYVRDRTEVATHIAAMCRPGDVVLTLGAGDIWRSSRDLTTLLEVRA, from the coding sequence ATGCGCAGACAGCGGACATTCGGACGGATTGGCCAGGTCCACATGGTGGGCATCGGGGGCATCGGCATGAGCTCGATTGCCGACGTACTGTTGCGCCGCGGTTTCGTGGTGACGGGATCGGACATGGCCGAGAACGATATGACCGTGAGCCTGCGCGAACAGGGGGCTGTGGTCCACATCGGACACGAAGCCGGGCACGCGGAGGGCGCCGACGTCGTGGTCTACTCGTCGGCGGTGGATCCGGAGACGAATCCCGAGACGCGGTGGGCCCGGGAGCATCATGTGCCGCTCATCGGTCGGCCGGAAATGCTCGGCGAGCTCATGCGCATGAAATTCGGTGTGGGCATTGCCGGGACCCACGGCAAGACGACCACCACGACCATGGCCGGACACGTGGTGCAGGCGGGTCGGTTCGATCCCACGGTCATCGTGGGTGGCAAGGTCTCGTCCTTCGGCAGCAATGCGGTGTCCGGGGATGGCGATATCATCGTGATCGAGGCCGACGAATATGACCGGACGTTCCTGCGCCTGACGCCAGCGCTGGCGGTCATCACCAACATTGACGTGGATCACCTGGACTGCTACCGGGACCTGGACGACATCCGGGACGCGTTCGTGCAGTACGCCAACAGCGTGCCGTTCTTCGGTGCCGCCATCGTGTGTCTGGACGACCCCGAAGTGCGTACCATCCTGCCACGCCTGAACCGGCGCGTGGTCACCTACGGCACGCGCCGTCAGGCCCAGGTCCGGGTGGACCGGGTGGAGCAGGACGGGCGGACCATGGCGTTCGACCTGGTCCACGGCGGGGAACGGCTCGGGCGACTGACCGTCCGGGCACCCGGCATGCACAACGTCCTGAATGCCACGGCCGCCGTGGCCATCGGGCTGGAGCTCGGCATTCCATTCGAAGCCATCCGGGACGGCCTGGCCGCGTTCGACGGGGTGCATCGACGCATGCAGGAAATCGCGGATGTGGGCGAGGTGCTGATTGTCGACGACTATGCGCATCATCCAACGGAAATCCGGGCCTCGTTGGCGGGCGCGGCGGCCTGCTGGCCGGACCGGCGCATTGTAGCCGTCTTCCAACCCCATCTTTTCTCGCGTACCGAGCAACTGGCCGATGCCTTCGGCGGGGCGTTCTTCGATGCCGATGTGGTCATCGTAACCGACATCTATCCGGCCCGCGAAGCCCCCATTCCGGGTGTGGACGGCGGCATGGTGGCCCGCCGTGTCGAAGCGTCGGGGCATCCCGACGTGACCTATGTGCGGGACCGGACCGAAGTGGCCACCCACATTGCTGCCATGTGCCGCCCCGGGGACGTCGTGCTGACGTTGGGGGCCGGAGATATCTGGCGGTCGAGTCGTGACCTCACCACCCTGTTGGAGGTGCGCGCATGA
- the murG gene encoding undecaprenyldiphospho-muramoylpentapeptide beta-N-acetylglucosaminyltransferase, giving the protein MMPYRSGIRVLLAGGGTGGHVYPAIAIAHAVQSRRPTAEIAFAGSRDRMEWQAVPKAGFPIHEIAVQGLQRALTLKNARLPFTVTKGLMQAWSLIKHFDAHVVVGTGGYVALPVLLAARGRGVPTLIQEQNAYVGLTNRIAARFADRIHVAFQEAADRLPDGVAKVTGNPVRAELADVAVRDRAEARAALGFEAAAGAGGSAEGADHGQMVFVFGGSLGSLALNRAMERVVADLLRRPGLCVYWQTGRNYHADIVERLGDRMAGRLRVVPYVDDMATVYAAADVVVCRSGALTCSELMLTGRPSLLVPSPNVTEDHQTLNARSLQQAGAAEVLREADLEATLVDRLFSLLDNPAGLRRMSAAARSLARPTAAADIAADVIQLAEARS; this is encoded by the coding sequence ATGATGCCATACCGCTCCGGAATCCGCGTCCTTCTGGCTGGCGGCGGCACGGGGGGACACGTGTACCCGGCCATCGCCATTGCGCATGCCGTCCAGTCGCGGCGCCCGACCGCGGAAATCGCGTTTGCCGGATCGCGGGACCGGATGGAATGGCAGGCTGTGCCCAAGGCCGGATTCCCCATCCACGAGATTGCGGTCCAGGGACTGCAACGCGCGCTGACCCTCAAGAATGCCCGGTTGCCATTCACGGTGACGAAGGGATTGATGCAGGCATGGAGCCTTATCAAGCATTTTGATGCCCATGTTGTGGTCGGAACGGGTGGATACGTCGCGTTGCCCGTGCTGTTGGCGGCGCGCGGCAGGGGCGTCCCGACGCTCATCCAGGAGCAGAACGCCTATGTGGGCCTGACGAACCGGATTGCGGCCCGATTCGCCGACCGGATCCATGTGGCATTCCAGGAGGCGGCCGATCGGTTGCCGGACGGCGTGGCGAAGGTTACCGGCAATCCGGTGCGGGCCGAGCTGGCGGACGTCGCGGTGCGGGACCGTGCCGAGGCCCGCGCAGCATTGGGTTTTGAAGCCGCAGCGGGAGCCGGCGGCTCGGCAGAGGGTGCCGACCATGGGCAGATGGTGTTCGTATTCGGTGGATCGCTGGGCAGTCTGGCCCTGAACCGGGCCATGGAACGGGTGGTTGCCGACCTGCTCCGGCGACCGGGACTCTGCGTCTACTGGCAGACGGGACGGAACTATCATGCGGACATCGTGGAGCGTCTGGGGGACCGCATGGCGGGGCGGCTGCGCGTCGTCCCGTATGTGGACGACATGGCGACGGTCTATGCTGCTGCCGACGTGGTGGTGTGCCGCAGCGGCGCACTCACCTGCTCGGAGCTTATGCTCACCGGTCGGCCGTCGCTCCTCGTGCCGTCGCCGAACGTGACCGAGGACCATCAGACCCTGAACGCGCGGAGCCTGCAACAGGCGGGTGCCGCGGAAGTCCTGCGGGAGGCCGATCTCGAGGCCACGCTCGTGGACCGGTTGTTCTCGCTGCTGGACAACCCGGCAGGTCTTCGCCGCATGTCCGCAGCGGCCCGCTCGCTGGCCCGCCCGACGGCGGCCGCCGACATCGCCGCCGACGTCATCCAACTCGCGGAGGCACGGTCATGA
- a CDS encoding FtsW/RodA/SpoVE family cell cycle protein — protein MALFTLPANDSRTADKYVLWAVISLCAIGVVAVYSAIAFLAETKSGGDTERFLFKHLVRVFFALGIMGFFSVVNYRVLAKFARFALIGSIGLLLLVQVVGVVSGGAARWLAIGTFGFQPSDLAKVALILYVAVLLANKQAYIESFSRAFAPIFFWIIVTVAAIGIEDLSTAALVLASVLTMCFIARVRLLHIAGVGALGLTLAYMLLLASPGRAARVESFTGMKLFPNTVAEEVFSAQDEGYQAEQARIAIAAGGVFGVGPGKSIQRDFLPAPYNDFIYAIITEEYGMVGAFVLLGLFVLILFRGLLRVARHAPDPLGCFMAVGLVVMIALYGFIHAGVTARLLPVTGLPMPFVSFGGTNMAASGMMIGILLNISRQTE, from the coding sequence ATGGCCCTCTTCACCTTACCGGCAAACGACTCGCGGACGGCGGACAAGTATGTCCTCTGGGCCGTCATATCGTTGTGTGCCATCGGGGTGGTGGCGGTCTACAGTGCGATTGCGTTCCTGGCCGAGACGAAGTCGGGTGGGGATACGGAGCGATTCCTGTTCAAGCACCTGGTCCGGGTATTCTTCGCGCTGGGCATCATGGGCTTCTTCTCCGTGGTGAACTACCGCGTCCTGGCCAAATTCGCCCGGTTTGCGCTCATCGGTTCCATCGGGTTGCTGCTGCTGGTCCAGGTGGTCGGTGTCGTATCGGGGGGCGCGGCGCGTTGGTTGGCCATCGGTACGTTCGGATTCCAGCCGTCGGACCTGGCAAAGGTCGCCCTCATCCTGTATGTGGCCGTCCTGCTGGCCAACAAGCAGGCCTACATCGAATCGTTCTCGCGCGCGTTCGCGCCCATCTTCTTCTGGATCATCGTGACGGTGGCGGCCATCGGCATTGAGGACCTGTCCACGGCGGCGCTGGTGCTGGCGTCCGTGTTGACCATGTGCTTCATTGCCCGCGTGCGGTTGCTCCACATTGCCGGAGTCGGTGCGCTGGGATTGACCCTGGCCTACATGCTGTTGCTGGCCTCTCCCGGTCGTGCGGCGCGCGTGGAGTCCTTCACCGGCATGAAACTCTTCCCGAATACGGTGGCCGAGGAGGTATTCAGCGCCCAGGACGAGGGGTATCAGGCCGAACAGGCGCGGATTGCCATCGCGGCCGGCGGCGTGTTCGGGGTAGGCCCCGGAAAGAGCATCCAGCGCGACTTCCTGCCGGCGCCGTACAACGATTTCATCTACGCCATCATCACGGAGGAGTATGGCATGGTCGGCGCCTTCGTGCTGCTGGGCCTGTTCGTGCTCATCCTGTTCCGGGGACTGCTGCGCGTGGCCCGGCACGCCCCCGACCCCCTTGGCTGCTTCATGGCGGTCGGGCTCGTGGTCATGATTGCCCTTTATGGCTTCATCCATGCCGGAGTAACGGCCCGCTTGCTGCCGGTTACCGGCCTGCCCATGCCGTTCGTGTCCTTCGGGGGCACCAACATGGCCGCCAGCGGCATGATGATCGGCATCCTGCTCAACATATCCCGGCAAACGGAATGA
- the murD gene encoding UDP-N-acetylmuramoyl-L-alanine--D-glutamate ligase has protein sequence MTAQTRHTAPRMLPDGTVLPDRVTVVGAARSGRAAARLLASYGTQVFVTDSGPVDAATTREFAALDIAFESGGHTARALETGLVVTSPGVPPTAAPLAGALSAGVPVWSELELASRCTSARTVAITGSNGKTTTTELLGHVFRTAGWTTHVCGNVGTPYSDVVLSTTPDDVVVLEVSSYQLEHVHTFRPDVSVLLNLSPDHLDRYGGDMARYAATKYRMTARQTPLDACVYNADDSRIAAFVEGTHGEGRGGQPGTHARPCPFGLDRMPEGSFFAQGTVRDGHLILTLNNKSSDFMQLDELALRGRHNVYNSLAAAVAARVMEVRSDLVRESLRGFSGVPHRLEPVRSVGGVQWVNDSKATNVNAVWYALESFRENIVLIAGGRDKGGGYEALRPLVEERVRALVTIGEASQAIQAALGDCVKDAVPASNLDEAVHLASLLAQPGDVVLLSPACSSFDMFDNFEHRGDAFRQLVSRL, from the coding sequence ATGACGGCACAGACCCGACATACCGCCCCGCGGATGCTGCCCGACGGCACGGTCCTGCCTGACCGGGTGACCGTCGTGGGTGCAGCCCGGAGTGGCCGTGCGGCGGCTCGGCTCCTGGCGTCGTACGGAACGCAGGTTTTCGTGACCGACTCCGGCCCTGTGGATGCGGCGACGACCCGTGAATTCGCGGCCCTGGACATTGCATTCGAATCGGGTGGCCATACGGCCCGGGCCCTGGAAACCGGACTTGTCGTGACCAGCCCCGGGGTACCGCCGACGGCCGCGCCCCTGGCCGGTGCGCTGTCGGCCGGGGTGCCGGTCTGGTCCGAGCTGGAACTGGCCAGCCGGTGCACGTCGGCCCGGACGGTGGCCATCACCGGATCGAACGGCAAGACGACCACCACCGAGTTGTTGGGCCATGTCTTCCGGACGGCCGGCTGGACGACCCATGTGTGCGGCAACGTCGGCACCCCGTATTCGGACGTGGTGCTCTCGACGACGCCGGACGATGTGGTGGTCCTGGAAGTGTCCAGCTACCAATTGGAGCACGTGCACACGTTCCGGCCGGACGTGTCCGTGCTGTTGAACCTGTCGCCGGACCACCTGGACCGGTACGGGGGCGACATGGCCCGGTACGCGGCCACGAAATATCGGATGACGGCCCGGCAGACACCCCTGGATGCCTGCGTCTACAATGCCGACGACTCCCGCATTGCGGCCTTCGTGGAAGGGACGCATGGTGAGGGGCGCGGCGGGCAGCCGGGGACGCACGCGCGGCCCTGTCCGTTCGGCCTGGATCGGATGCCGGAAGGCTCATTCTTCGCGCAGGGGACCGTCCGTGACGGTCACCTGATCCTGACCTTGAACAACAAATCGAGCGACTTCATGCAGTTGGACGAACTGGCCCTCCGTGGCCGTCACAACGTCTACAATTCCCTGGCAGCCGCCGTAGCGGCCCGCGTCATGGAGGTCCGGAGCGATCTGGTACGCGAAAGCCTGCGCGGCTTCTCGGGTGTCCCCCATCGGCTGGAGCCGGTGCGTTCCGTGGGAGGCGTGCAATGGGTGAACGACTCCAAGGCCACGAACGTGAATGCGGTCTGGTACGCGCTGGAGAGCTTCCGGGAAAACATTGTGCTGATTGCCGGCGGGCGGGACAAGGGCGGTGGATACGAAGCGTTGCGTCCCCTGGTCGAAGAACGGGTCCGTGCCCTGGTCACGATCGGGGAGGCATCCCAGGCCATCCAGGCCGCGCTGGGCGACTGCGTGAAGGATGCGGTTCCGGCGTCCAATCTGGATGAAGCCGTACACCTGGCCTCGCTTCTCGCGCAGCCCGGCGACGTCGTCCTGCTCAGTCCCGCCTGCTCTTCTTTCGACATGTTCGACAATTTCGAGCACCGGGGCGATGCGTTCCGGCAACTGGTTTCGAGACTCTGA
- the mraY gene encoding phospho-N-acetylmuramoyl-pentapeptide-transferase has protein sequence MLWYLIQYLERTFEPPGFQVFQFTTVRASLAALTALIIALFVGKHIIAWLQTRLLGERVREGELAGAVDHTHKAGTPTMGGLIILLSVLGATLLWGAIAEVYVWLVMLATAWMGAFGFMDDYIKVVKRDKSGLSARLKVFGQVSIGLIVGTVLYFHPQSSDIRTLTYLPFVANETLDYDFLRFWVTGVDLGWLIYIPVVVFILTAVSNAVNLTDGLDGLAAGVTGIVAVGLTALTFIAGNAVFSDFLNEMMIPGAGELTVFAASLAAACFGFLWYNGYPAQVFMGDTGALALGAAVGTLTLMVRKELLLPLLCAVFFMETVSVIIQTSWFKYTRRRTGTGQRVFRMAPIHHHFEAGGTHEAKIVVRFWLITAITVVATLLVLRIR, from the coding sequence ATGCTCTGGTACCTCATACAATATCTGGAGCGGACATTCGAACCCCCGGGGTTCCAGGTCTTCCAATTCACGACGGTGCGGGCCTCGCTGGCGGCGCTGACGGCGCTCATCATTGCGCTGTTCGTCGGAAAACACATCATTGCGTGGCTGCAGACGCGCCTGTTGGGGGAACGCGTGCGGGAAGGCGAGTTGGCCGGGGCCGTGGATCACACGCACAAGGCCGGCACGCCCACCATGGGTGGGCTCATCATCCTGCTCTCGGTTCTGGGGGCGACACTGCTCTGGGGCGCCATAGCCGAGGTGTATGTGTGGCTCGTCATGCTGGCCACCGCGTGGATGGGTGCGTTCGGTTTCATGGACGACTACATCAAGGTCGTGAAGCGGGACAAGAGCGGGCTGTCGGCGCGGTTGAAGGTATTCGGACAGGTTTCCATCGGCCTCATCGTGGGCACGGTGCTCTATTTCCATCCGCAGTCCTCGGACATCCGGACCCTGACCTACCTGCCTTTCGTGGCCAACGAGACCCTGGACTACGATTTCCTGCGCTTCTGGGTCACCGGTGTCGACCTGGGATGGCTCATCTACATCCCCGTGGTGGTCTTCATCCTGACGGCGGTTTCCAACGCGGTGAACCTGACCGACGGGTTGGACGGACTGGCGGCGGGCGTGACCGGCATTGTGGCGGTGGGGCTCACGGCGCTTACGTTCATTGCAGGCAACGCGGTGTTCTCCGACTTCCTGAACGAGATGATGATTCCCGGTGCCGGGGAGCTGACCGTGTTCGCGGCCTCGCTCGCGGCCGCCTGTTTCGGATTCCTGTGGTACAACGGATACCCCGCGCAGGTCTTCATGGGCGATACCGGGGCGTTGGCTCTGGGTGCGGCCGTCGGTACCCTCACACTCATGGTGCGCAAGGAGTTGCTGCTTCCCCTGCTCTGCGCCGTGTTCTTCATGGAGACGGTTTCGGTCATCATCCAGACCTCCTGGTTCAAGTACACGCGGCGGCGCACGGGAACGGGGCAACGGGTATTCCGGATGGCCCCCATCCATCACCATTTCGAGGCCGGAGGCACGCACGAGGCCAAGATTGTCGTGCGCTTCTGGCTCATCACGGCCATTACGGTCGTGGCCACCCTGCTGGTCCTGCGCATAAGATGA